The window TCCGACTCGTCAAGGTCGAGCGAGTGCAAGCCATCGGCGAGCTCCAGCAGGTCGTCCCCCTCGGGGCGTCTCTTCAGCTGAcgttcggcctcgtcctcgccgacgagggctcGCCACatgtcctcgagctcgtgccgccagccgagctcgtcggcgagggcacggatgctgtcgtcgacgggcccgaggtggacgacatcgtcggggcggcggccgaggtgaccGGCGCGCTCCATGTTGAAGAGAACGCGCGGGACGGCTTCGGGGGCGACGTCGGGCAGTCCGGCGAAGGGGTGGACGGAGAGGCtggtgccgaggacgaggacgaggtcggccatggcggcgtgGTAGGCGTTTTGGGAAAAGTggctcggcagcggctcgCCGAAGAAGACGATGTCAGGcttgacgaggccgccgcagGAGGGTTCGAGGCAATGcggcacgtcggcggcctcgacgtggGCGCGCATGCGGTCGTCGGGGAAGGGCGTCTTGCACTCGATGCAGCGCTGGGTGGCGAAGCTGCCGTGGGCCTCGACGATCTTGTCGTCGGGGACGCCGGCGCTGCGTTCGAGGCAGTCGATGTTTTGGGTGAAGAGCATCTGCAGGAGGCCCTtgcgggcgaggagggcgatgAAGACGTGGGAGACGGTCGGGTGGAAGCGGCCGGGGTAGAGctcgcgggcgagggcgtaGAAGGGTTCGGGGTGCTGGCGGAAGTAGTCGATGTCgaagacggcctcggcgtagGGCAAGTCGAGGCGTGCGAGCTGATTGTAGAGGCCCGTCTTGGGCGAGCGGAAGTCGGGAACTGAGCGAGGTCAGCCAGGGGCAGCGAatcaggggggggggggcggccgtcgtgagcTCGGGTGGCGAATGGTATGGCTTTGGTTTACGATGCCTGAGCAGGGAAAGCACTCActtcctgccgccgtcgagatgccggcgccggtgaggacgacgacacgCTTGCCGGGCATGTGGGCTgcgacggccgccagcgtcttggcctcgagggTCCTCGGCGGGAGGTCGAGGGACGACTCGTCCTGGCCCATGATGATGGTGTTGAGGGGAAGAGGGGACGAAGCTGGGCTGCAGTCGACGGCAGGTGGACGccgggcaggcaggcaggcaggcaggcaggcaggccaaGCAGGAGCAAGTGACGTGCTTGGGCTCACGTATCGCACCGTGTTTAATCAATTAATTAATTAATGACGTGCCGCAATTAATGCGTGCCGCCATTTTTTTCGGTACGCGGGgttgtcgtcgccgatgtAGGCGTACATAGGTAGCTAGTACTTTGTTGTGGTTGTACGCTAGGTGTAGGaaagtgtacttgtacttgtgctcgtggTATTTATACAGgtacggcaagtactgtcctccgtacatcacggtacagtacttggttgcaagtacattaaTAACGCTAAACCCcgaacggagtacggagtgctctaTACTGTGCCTCGTACTAACTGTACAGTGGTATTCGCAGCCAAGAGTACTgccaatacggagtagtcggCACGCTGTATTCTTACACGGTACAGTAGATGTATGCGTACAGTAGATGTATGCGTACAGTAGATGTATGCGTACAGTAGATGTATGCGTACAGTAGATGTATGCGTACAGTAGATGTATGCCGTACAGTAGATGTatgccgtacagtacagtagatgtatGCCGTAGTAGATGAACAGTGCCCGTACTCTGTATTCCACCAAATAATCTGGATTTGCACGCTGTacgttgtaggtgtacggtgCCCGTAATTCCACCACCCaatacagcacagcacagcacagcataCACAACACAGCACACACAGCACAcacggcacagcacagcacacaTTACAGCACACACAGCACCGCACAGCACACATTACAGCACACACAGCACGGCACACACATCACGGCACACACATCACGACACACACATCACGGCACGCACGTCACGGCACACACATCACGGCACACACAGCACAGCACCTCagcggaagcggcggcggacgaagCTTCGGACGGACTCGAGAAGCGTGCCATCCTCCCATGACGGATGGACGCGACTGCGagtgatggtgatgatgcatGTCAATTTCAACTTTGCCGTGCTTCGCTTTACCAACAGCAACGCAATGCTCCCCTCCGAGCCAGGGACAGAAAAGGCCAGGATGGCGGCCCAAATGGACCGGCACCAAAACGACAACTCCTCAACACCCCAACGCCTCCGTCTCCGCGCCCGTCCGGTCCTCGTCCTCACGTGTGCCGCTGCCTCGCCTGGGCAAACTGCTCCTCCTGCAGGCGTGCGAGCTCCTCCATCGACATGCCGCTGTTGGCAAACTTgtccgccttcttctcccgACCCTGCCCGCTTGACGGTCAGCGAAATCCTTGGTCGTCGTGCCCTTTgcccatggccgtcggcaagcGGGCAGCCTCTCACCTTTTGCGACTCCTtgtgctcggccgccgcttcGAGCACGGCCGGGACGTAGTCGGAGAagccgaggcgctcgagcgCCTTCGTGATGTGGTCGCAGGCAATCGTCTTcttggcctccttctccGAGATCTCGTTGGCCTCGGACGAGATGAGCGTGATGAACTCGACCGAGCACTCGATCAGCAGGTCGCGCGCCTCCTTGGCAAACGACGCCCCGCTGGGCGACAGGATCTCGCCCACGATCTTCTGCACCGTCGCTGCGGAGGCCGGCATGGTCAGCCAACCCAGGACGGGCAAACGCAGGCGacgcaggcgacggcggcgacggaacGGGGCACACGGGGCAAGGACGTACCCTTGGGAAGCGACAGATCGTCGTTGCCTGCGagcgtcagcgtcgtcgtctgccgtCGGGCCTCCTctccgcatcgccgacgcccgaccTGCGACGCATCGGGCCCCCGGGAGCGGTCCTGCGCGGCCGCGGACGCGGCGATGGGGAGgcgggcggcgccgtcgactcaCCTCCAAACTCGTGATCGGACATTGTGCTTGCTTGATTGCTCGCGACACGCGAAGCTCACGCGGGTTCGTTTGAGGGCGTGCACGAGATGGCGGCGCGTGCGCGTGCGACGGTGAAATATGATGTTGTCTGCCGCAAGACGACGGTCGGAGTCTCGATGGAGGCACTGCGAGGACGGGCGATTTATTAATATAGGCGACCGAATGCGGGACGCCCATGCATCGCCTGCACTTGGACTGACGCTAACACtgccaggtactgtacaggtactacAGGGCTTGCTGGAGGCTCTACTACAGGACTTACTGGAGCCtgcactacagtacttactggagGCTCTACTACAGGACTTGCTGGAGGCTCTACTACGGGACTTACTGGAGCCTGCACTAcagttagtacttactggaggctctactacagtacttgctggaGGCtctactacagtactttctggagactgcaagtacctagtacttgctgGAGCCTCTAAGTACTACagtct of the Drechmeria coniospora strain ARSEF 6962 chromosome 01, whole genome shotgun sequence genome contains:
- a CDS encoding TBP-binding repressor protein, which translates into the protein MSDHEFGGNDDLSLPKATVQKIVGEILSPSGASFAKEARDLLIECSVEFITLISSEANEISEKEAKKTIACDHITKALERLGFSDYVPAVLEAAAEHKESQKGREKKADKFANSGMSMEELARLQEEQFAQARQRHT